From Myxococcota bacterium, the proteins below share one genomic window:
- the rfaE2 gene encoding D-glycero-beta-D-manno-heptose 1-phosphate adenylyltransferase: MKAQDEFREPTPARVRELLGAMVGRRVLVVGDSALDAYVAGEVERISPEAPVPVLAVEREEYLLGGAANVAKCLVALGAKPGLCTVVGADADGELFRNEAESLGIPRAGIAVDRARRTTRKTRIVARQQQVIRLDRETVAPLPPALEKRLCAAVTRAVKRADAVVLSDYSKGVLSAAVCRAVFAAAGGRPVLVDPKNLPWKSFSGATVLKPNLRAAETFAGSPLEDEAAAARVAAGIADELGVAHVLLTRGPDGMVLASRGAAGSFSLAARTQEIVDETGAGDVVAAAVSLALAAGAELREAAWLANVAAGVKVGKFGAATVTGSEILTAIGGEAEPGAGRVMTRERAAKFMAEQRAQGRSVVFTNGCFDILHLGHVRYLEASRRLGDALVVGVNTDASVRKLKGAGRPLQTELDRAQILASLSCVDGVVLFDEDTPRELIRALKPDVLTKGADYKTKRAVVGWDLVRKWGGRVELVPLVEGRSTTGLVKRARD; encoded by the coding sequence GTGAAGGCGCAGGACGAGTTCCGCGAGCCGACGCCGGCGCGCGTGCGCGAGCTGCTCGGCGCCATGGTCGGCCGGCGCGTGCTGGTCGTGGGCGACTCGGCGCTCGACGCCTACGTGGCGGGCGAGGTCGAGCGCATCTCCCCCGAGGCGCCCGTGCCGGTGCTGGCGGTCGAGCGCGAGGAGTATCTCTTGGGCGGCGCCGCCAACGTCGCCAAGTGTCTCGTGGCGCTGGGCGCAAAGCCCGGGCTGTGCACCGTGGTCGGCGCCGACGCCGACGGCGAGCTGTTCCGCAACGAGGCCGAGAGCCTGGGCATTCCCAGGGCGGGCATCGCGGTGGACCGGGCCCGGCGCACCACGCGCAAGACGCGCATCGTGGCGCGCCAGCAGCAGGTGATCCGGCTCGACCGCGAGACGGTCGCGCCGCTCCCGCCGGCGCTCGAGAAGCGGCTGTGCGCGGCAGTGACTCGCGCGGTGAAGCGCGCCGACGCGGTGGTGCTCTCCGACTACTCGAAGGGCGTGCTGTCGGCCGCGGTCTGCCGCGCGGTGTTCGCCGCCGCTGGCGGGCGGCCGGTGCTGGTCGACCCGAAGAACCTGCCCTGGAAGTCGTTCTCCGGCGCGACCGTGCTGAAGCCGAACCTGCGCGCTGCGGAGACGTTCGCCGGCTCGCCCCTCGAAGACGAGGCGGCGGCGGCGCGCGTGGCGGCCGGCATCGCCGACGAGCTGGGCGTCGCGCACGTGCTGCTGACGCGCGGACCCGACGGCATGGTGCTGGCGAGCCGCGGCGCGGCGGGCTCGTTCTCGCTGGCCGCGCGTACCCAGGAGATCGTCGACGAGACGGGCGCGGGCGACGTGGTCGCAGCGGCCGTGAGTCTCGCGCTGGCCGCCGGCGCGGAGCTGCGCGAAGCGGCCTGGCTCGCCAACGTGGCCGCGGGCGTGAAGGTCGGCAAGTTCGGCGCCGCCACGGTCACGGGCTCGGAGATCCTGACTGCGATCGGCGGCGAGGCCGAGCCGGGCGCGGGCCGCGTCATGACGCGCGAGCGCGCGGCGAAGTTCATGGCCGAGCAGCGCGCGCAAGGCCGCTCGGTGGTGTTCACGAACGGCTGCTTCGACATCCTGCACCTGGGCCACGTGCGCTATCTCGAGGCCTCGCGCCGGCTGGGCGACGCGCTGGTCGTGGGCGTGAACACCGACGCCTCGGTGCGCAAGCTGAAAGGGGCAGGGCGCCCGCTGCAGACCGAGCTCGACCGCGCCCAGATCCTGGCCTCACTGTCGTGTGTCGACGGCGTCGTGCTGTTCGACGAAGACACTCCGCGCGAGCTGATCCGCGCGCTCAAGCCCGACGTGCTGACCAAGGGCGCCGACTACAAGACCAAGCGCGCCGTCGTCGGCTGGGACCTGGTGCGCAAGTGGGGCGGGCGCGTGGAGCTCGTGCCGTTGGTCGAGGGCCGCTCTACCACCGGCCTCGTGAAGCGCGCGCGGGACTGA
- a CDS encoding glycosyltransferase produces MAAAQIVVPCFNEAARLRGDAFRAYCARVPDVDFLFVDDGSTDATQARLRELERELPGRVGVLVLERNRGKAEAVRQGMRAAFKSGAELVGYWDADLATPLDEIARFRAVLATHPGVGWVMGARVQLLGRMVRRSPIRHYLGRIFATGVSLFLDLPVYDTQCGAKLLRNEAGLAALFDEPFCVNWTFDVELLARLRRARGLSAAKDSLYELPLERWEDVAGSKVKAGDFFVAFGEVARLWRRYGRGSE; encoded by the coding sequence CGCGCGCGTGCCCGACGTCGACTTCCTGTTCGTCGACGACGGCAGCACCGACGCCACGCAGGCGCGGCTGCGCGAGCTCGAGCGCGAGCTGCCGGGCCGCGTGGGCGTGCTCGTCCTCGAGCGCAACCGCGGCAAGGCCGAGGCCGTGCGCCAGGGCATGCGCGCGGCCTTCAAGTCCGGTGCGGAGCTGGTGGGCTACTGGGATGCCGACCTCGCGACCCCGCTCGACGAGATCGCGCGCTTCCGGGCCGTTCTGGCGACGCATCCCGGTGTCGGCTGGGTCATGGGCGCGCGCGTCCAGCTGCTGGGCCGCATGGTACGGCGCAGCCCGATCCGGCACTATCTCGGCCGGATCTTCGCCACGGGAGTGTCTCTGTTTCTCGACCTGCCGGTCTACGACACACAGTGCGGCGCGAAGCTCCTGCGCAACGAGGCGGGGCTGGCGGCGCTGTTCGACGAGCCTTTCTGCGTGAACTGGACCTTCGACGTGGAGCTGCTGGCGCGGCTGCGGCGCGCGCGCGGGCTCTCGGCGGCGAAAGACTCGCTGTACGAGCTGCCGCTCGAGCGCTGGGAGGACGTGGCGGGCTCGAAGGTCAAGGCGGGCGACTTCTTCGTGGCGTTCGGCGAGGTCGCGCGGCTGTGGCGGCGCTACGGAAGGGGGAGTGAGTGA
- a CDS encoding gamma-glutamylcyclotransferase family protein: MPLLFSYGTLQLESVQRSTFGRLLAGSEDALVGFEQSLVEIDDPSVVATSGQAAHPIVRFTGRLESRVAGTVFELSDAELASADRYEVAAYKRISTVLASGRQAWVYVDARANR; the protein is encoded by the coding sequence GTGCCGCTCCTGTTCTCGTACGGGACGCTCCAGCTCGAGTCCGTCCAGCGCTCCACGTTCGGCCGGCTGCTGGCCGGCTCGGAGGACGCGCTGGTGGGCTTCGAGCAGTCGCTGGTCGAGATCGACGACCCGTCGGTGGTCGCGACCAGCGGCCAGGCGGCGCACCCGATCGTGCGCTTCACGGGCCGGCTCGAGAGCCGGGTGGCCGGAACGGTGTTCGAGCTCAGCGACGCCGAGCTCGCCAGCGCCGACCGCTACGAGGTGGCCGCCTACAAACGCATCTCGACCGTGCTCGCCTCCGGCCGGCAGGCCTGGGTATACGTGGACGCCCGCGCCAACCGCTGA